The DNA window CCGAGTCGAAGTATAGGAGCATCCCAAAGAGGATGAAGAAGATGCCGAAGCCGACCAGCCCCACACCAACCCCTGTGGAGGATGGGCTGAAATGAGGGTTTGgatgcactgctctgctcccacccaAGCAGCGCTCGCTTTGCTCAGGGTCACCCCGTCCCATTCCGTCCCAGAAATGTCCCTGTGATTTCTCTCCCCCCTACTGAAGTCCCGGGGAGGCTGTAAACCCTATGAATTCAGGGTGGCTGCGAGGTGTAGAATCAATCACAGGGTGAACTAACCAGGAAGGTCACCCTCCACACGACCCCAGGTGGTTGCACGAAGGGTAGAACAGAGGTTCTGGTGGGGGCAAGGGGCCGGGCACCTCCCTGCTTGCCTTCCATACACAGCCCCCTCCCCCTGTGAATCACATCCAACCCGTGACCCCAGCACCATGCAGCTTGCCATCaccccctctcccttccccgGTGGCCCCAGCCCAACTGTGGGGTCAGCACCCCCCAGCACCCCCCACGAGCATCCCACCCTGGTGCCCAACTCACTTTGGAAGTCGCTCAGAGTCACCATTTTGCCCCACTGCTCCTCGTGTCGGGCGCTTCCCAGCAGTGACCCTTGGAAAGCCCTTTAGTCCCCACGTCATCCTGCAAATCATTAAcggccctgcagctgctcagggtgggggggggggggggaatctCCCTATGGGGCACATGCAACCCCATGCTCACCCCACAGTTTGCAAAGGGGATGGCTTTAATCCATGAAGGTTTTTCGGCCCATTTGCTTGGTATCAGTGTGATTTCTTTTGCTCTGCAATGAATGCTTGCTGCATTCAAAATAATTCCCAGCTGGGAAAAAGAGACATCAGTGGGAAAAAGAACCCCAGGAAAGGATGAGAGGAGAGCACACGTGGGCTGAGCATCGTGCTGCACAGGGCCGTCTGTCCCACACCCCTTCAATCCAACACTGCAATCATTACCTCTGCACAAACGACACCGACATGGCGCTGTTTCGgagatgcttttatttctctaacgctagccaaaaaaaacccccaaaacaacccaaaaacaacaaaacccccccaaaatccagaaaacaaaacatcccccccccccccaaccccccccacaCCCAGTGCATAAATAGATTTCCCCCCAATGCCAACTCTTCTCTCTGTTACGAGTCGCTGCTGCATGAAAGCGGTACGAAAAACAAGAACCGAAATCAAAAACTCAGCATCcaaactggtttttttttttttaccctttttttgttgttgtcgccattgctgttttcttaaaaaaaaaagaagaaaaaaaaaaaagaaaggaaaaaaaaaagccccaaaggACCCCTTTCCAttgcactgcagctgtgggatGAGGACACAGTGGGTTCCCATCTCCTACAGCCATGGCAGAGGCCCAGTGCCCCCCAGCCAACCCCCCCTGCACAAAGGGCTCTGCCTTGCACACCCCCAGCTGGGGAAATAAAGGCGCCACCTCTTCCACCTTACGCTCTCtttacacacacatatatatatatattttatttttaaataaatttgcttttcataaaagcaggaaaaaatatatgtgtatatatatatatatattggtttttttttaatttttaatttttattattattatttttttaattttaaattttctgatAAACTGGCAAAGAATCTGCTCTCGTTGTGCTGACAACCCTGCGGAGAGATCAGCACAAAACTACCTcccagaaaagaagagaaaaaaaaacaaaccccatctatatatatatatatatatatatacgtatataatAAATGTATAACTCTCCATAAAACATATATTAAGGCATGTAATAGCAAAATAAAGGGCCAGCTTTATGAGCTAAGGGGGTtgcaggaggagagggggaCTGGGGTTCCTGGGATCCTATGAGTATTGCTaagagctgggggggggggttggggatgCAGAGGGGGCACACATCAGGATCCAGCCATGGGGACACTGCCCAACCCCCAcctctgccccccacccccccacacACGTTGCTGTGTTTTCAGGCAGAAACAGCGTTTTTCCCTCCGTTTGGAAAGcgaaaataaaatgaaatcaaggaTAGGCTCGCAGTAGGAGAAATGACCAAGCTGACGTGGTTGGAGTGCAATGGCGTGCGGTGAGACCAGAGGGATCCAGTCCATGCTGCGCAGCTGAGGTGCCCCCTCCTTGTCCCCACATCCATCCCCGGTGCTGCGGGAGAAGGAAtccctcctccagcacagaaggctgcccagggagtgctGCATGTGTCACGGAATTCCTGCTGGGCCACCTGGGCTGTGACAGAGGTGACCATGAGCAAAGCGTTGCTACCACCTGGAAGCATTCACGGCTCCGACCCGGTCCCTTCCTTGTCACCATCCCCATCCATCCTGCAGACTGCTTGCTTGGCCCATCGGCTCCGCTCCgttcctctgctccttccccacatcccctgtccctgcctgcacctgctgctccatgcccacggctctgtgctgggcagccctcACCTCCCCTGGGACACctgtgtcccattgtgtccccTCTCCGTGCGCCCTGTTCCCACTTGCAGCCACGATGAGGCTGGCACCTCCCTCCAGCAAGGTGCTGAAAGCTTTCAGGGCACAGCCAGGAGCACAGATGCACGTGGAGAATGCACCATCCATAGTGGAGACGGCCCCCTTTGTGTGACCAATGCACGGAGAGCTGAGGGGTGCTGCACTCCTCCAGAGCTGCACGTGTCCCTCCATGCACCCAGGACAACGCAGCTGTGTCCCAGTGCTGGGTGGAAGCTCAGTGTCCCCAGTCCTTGGGGACGGCGCTTATGGCatctgcacagctcctccaggaTGGGGCAGAGCGTTGGAGCTGCATCTTCCCCTCTCATCCACCCCAATGGTGATGCCATCgatgggaaggagggaaggggtCCAGGAGAACCAAAAACGATGGCGCAGAGAGGGTCAGTGTCGAGCCATGGCGCATGTAGTGCTGCACTAGAACGTGGCCCCATGAGACTTGATGGCACCAGCGGCTGCCAGGGCTTGagctggagggagaggagcagagctgagtgctgtgATCCCTACAGACGCCCCCTGAGCAGCCTGGAGTAAAACCCCACAGACTCAAACCCACGCCCAGCACCTCCTGGGGAACAACACCTcctggagggcagcagccagctcagccCCATGCCCACACCGGGGTCCCTGGTTGGGTCCCACACCACAGAGGACACTGCACTTGTTCCATAGGAGGAGACGGGGCTGACGTGGCTCGGAGTTGTTAGCTGGAGCAAGCAGTGATGGATGGAGGCCGGGTGGAAAAGACACCGGGGGGAGTGGCACCCCCCCGCCCATCCCTGGGTGGAGAAGATGGGATGAAGTACAAGAGAAAAGGTGCTTACTTCATGGCTCAGACACGCATAAAATGGCTGCAGTCGGCGACCCGGGATGGTTCAGACGAGAGGGGGTTGGTCGGTGGAGTCGGGGAAGCTGGGGAGGTGGGAGGGCTTGGGGTAGCGCATTGAGCTGGAAACAAGAAATGGGAGAAGGGAATGAAGAACACAAGCTGAGGGCAGCAAGAggggaggaggcagcacagCGGGCAGGTTAGCGAGGGGAGGAAAccaagaggaaggaagggaggaagcaGGGCGAGCAGCCACTGCCCGGCTGCAGCACGCACACGTGAGCTCCCCCGGGGCTCCTCCTGGACAAGGCTGTGGGCACTGTGTGCCACCACTGGGCATGGGCAGTGCTTCCCCATCCCTGAGCGCTTCACCTTGGGTTCCTTCCCTTGGGTGTGGGGTAGGCAGCTTTTGATGGCAAGCACTCCATTCTGCAATGCTcggtgctgctgccctggcagcTGCAAGCATCACCTGGCTTGGCTGCTGCACGGCGCTGCATTACAGCAATGCAGGATGCCCTCTGTGTGCACAGCCCCTGTTTCTTTGCTGCCATCACCCGCTCACTGAATCTGCTTGTTCCACACTGCAACAGTTCTTTCTGTCCATCTGGTACCTGCAGTCCCtctcctgcagggctggcaggcagTGGGTGTGCACCCCAGACCCTCCATGCCTTACCCGATAGCATGCGGCCCCGGCGGGATGCCTCAGCAGCCAGAGCACATGAGATCTCTATCCTCttctcctgctcctgcagctgtgttTCGGGGTCCTGGGGAGCGTCCACTTCACCCTCACCCAGGGGGATGACATTCTGTAGGCTGCAGGGACAGTGCTGGCTCAGGGGGATGCACCCAgatgctggggatggggcacacaCCGTGGGTGATGCACCTCACCTGGATTTGGCAATGAGGGTTTTTATCCTTTCCACCTTCTTTTGCTTCTCCTTCATTTCTTCGGGGCTGAGTGGCGTGTCAGGCTCCAGTTCAATGTACCTCTCAGGGATGAGGACTTTGTCCGGCGTGGATagctgggtgcagagctgagctgagcagtgctcagcagggCCTCATCCCCTCCTCAGCACACACAATCCCCACACAACCACCCCCAGCTCTCAGTACACCAGACACAGGCATGGAAGCAGCACTCACTCCAGCACCAGGGCCCCACGCAATGCAGAGGCCGGATTGATCCTCCAGCAGAGGGGATGCCCCGTGCCCACATCTCCATGGATCTCCTGTCCTCACCTCCTTGTTGATGTCCACATCGTAGTGCTGTGGCTCCAGCTCCATTTTGCGCAGCCGGGCGATCTCCTCTCGGGGTGTCTCGTGCACCTTGCCAGGTTCATCAGACCGCAGCGCTGCCTCCAGGTCAGAGATGTCCACCTCATGGATGCTGCGGTGCCGGCGCACCTGCGGGAACCACAGCCTTGCTGAGCCCCCACACCCAGCAAACAGTGCCCTGCCACAGCCCCGAGTGCCCCTTCTGCTCCTTCAGGGACCTCAGCCCAGCCCACAAAGCCAATCCTGCTTTGCACCCAGTGGGTGCATGGACTCACCACTTTGTAGGACGTGGGTGCCTTCGTGCCAGGGGTgtctggctgctggctgccgggcagctgcaggctgcgCCGCTTCTCCTTCATGGAGCCGCTCTGGTGGCGTTTCATGCGGTCAATCTGCTCCTCCACGCTCATCTTCACCTTTGTCTCATTGGCAAACACGGCGCTCTTCGGCCTCTCCTGGGGGAAGCCCAGCCCCATTGTCACACCCTTCCCCAATGGAACAGAatccagccccatccagctgtgctgcatcaCTCTGTAAAGGGCTGCCGTGCTCAGCCTGCTCCTGGGACACCCAAACTGTTGGGTGTCTCCCAGCCAGGTGCTGAGACACAGCGACGCATCCTCCCTCCTCTCCAGACGGCGCTGCTGAGCCCCCAGCTGCCAGTCCAGCCCCTGGCACTGCCCACCCTGCCCAGCCCCCTTCAGCAGCCCCTACCCGGGAGCCCAGCCCGTTGGCCATGCCGCTGGCACTCCTCCTCAGCATCCCTGTTGTGggcaccacctcctcctccgTCGGGGATTTGGTTCGGGGCGGCACAATGCCCACTGcaggacaaagcaaaacacGGAGCTGAGCCCCTCTGGGGATGCAGAGCAGAGTCCTGGTCATGCACAGAGCTGATAGAGAGCTGCAACGTGTTGTACAAATGCTTCCCGTGGCCAGGGCAGCTCAGTGAGTCTGTTGGAGGGGACCCTCTGGGTGGCACCTACCTTTGTTGAGGGCAGCTTGTTtttctgcctcctgctcctgccGGCTCAGCAGCCCCTCAGCAGTGGAGCTGGGGGCAGCTGCTCGCTGCGTCTCCTTCTTGCTTTGCTCCAAGCTTGGTTTGGGCTGCGGGGAGAAAGTGAGTCTGTGgtgaagctctgctctgctgggtggCCACACAAACTGCCTGGGCACAGCATGCTGCCATGGGTTGGCACACAGCCTCAGGAGCAGGTGGACAGACAGATACTTGTCTAGGCAGTCTCTGTGCTCCCCAAATGAGCTCCACCAGAGGCGACATGGGCTATGAGGGCTCCGCAGCTCTCGTCCAAACCCATTGGGGCCAGGCACTCAACCCTGTACTGGTGACACAGTTCTGTGTGGGACAAGCTGTCTACAGGGGGACAGTCCTGACATGGCTCAGAGGTGGTacccaagagctgcaggatggaggtgCCCAGTGCTGAGCTCCAGCCCCTGTGTGCAGGAGGGAACGGGGCCCTGTAGgacagcagacagcagcagggagcaagcCAAGTCTGCTTTCAGAGTCCTGCCTGGTAACAGTGCAACAGATCCAGCATGATGGAGGGGGTCAGGGAGAGGCTGAAGAATGCAGTGTGACCCCACACCGCTGTCCTGTACTCTGCATGGAGATGGTGTACCCCAACAACCCTTTACATCACGCAGATCAACACAACCATGACTGTGGTTACTCTGTGGTTGCACGGACGCTGGAGGTGCTACTTGCACAAGCAAACATTCCCTGTTTTCACAGCCCCACATGCATGCATCCTGAGCCCCTCTCAGGACCACCAAGTTGCAGGAATGCTTCTGTCTTCCAGAGTACAAACATGGTCTCATTCCCAGGCTGAGATGTCACCAGAGATCCTTAGTGTACTCATGTGGTCACCCCAGGCCAGCTGAGCTCCTGGCGCAGCGGGGAGTGAAAGGACAGCAAGAGAGGACAGGGCAGAGGAAAGTAGAGAGGCTGCAGCAGATTTGCATCTCCTCCAGCTGCCCACAAGAAGCCTGTCCCTGTCCTGAGCATGTGCACCAGCACCGGGGACTTGGAGAGGACATGGCGAAGCCACCATGGGGACCTGTGCCCCTTGGAAAGGCAGTGCCACGTGCTGCTGTCGCCCGAGCATCACCTTTGTGGGCAGCCCCATCCTCTGGTACCAGCCTctgaggagggaggaagggagggatggagggaaggGACGCTTTTTGGGGCTGCCTTGGAGAGGTTCTGGTACCTGTCCCCTCTGTGACTCGCCGCCTCGCTGCCAGGAAGGGGAGGTGGGGTACGGCCAGGGGCGGCTCTCGCTAGGGAGTGGAGGTACGGTCGGAGGAGGCTCCAGGGGGATGTACGACTTGGGGAGGGGAGGTCGAGGCGGGCCGGGTTCCTGGGGTGGAGAGGAGCATTTAGGCGTGAGAGCAGAGAAACTAagagatgggaaggaaaagagagttAGAAAGAGACCGAGACAAAACACAGTGAAAGgccagggcaggaggaggaagtgcAGTGGTTGCTGCCTGCCGGGTTTCCCCATGCACAGGGGGATGTTTCCCACCTCCCAGTAGGGTCaggcagggcttggagctgtCAGCCCCCAGGAGACAATCAGCATTGCTTGGCACAGCCGTGGGGAGTCCCCACATTCCACCCTCAACTTCACAAGGATGTGGGTGAGCTCAGCACTGCCGGACCTTGAGCAAAAAGAGCTGAGCAAGTCTTGGTGTAGGACCCCAGAGATTGCAATACCTTGTGAGGAACACAGACTcagaccccacagcctcccaTGTGCCCATCCATCACCTGAGAGCAAGGAGGCTGGACCAACCCATGAGCAAAGTGACAAGGAAGGACCTGATGGAGACAAAGGGCTCCCCAAGCACATCCTGGCTCACTCACCTCACTGGGACCTGGCTTGGTGGGCGAACCCTGAGAGCCAGAGATGAGGGAGAAGGGGCTGAGGGGGCTGGTGAGGCTGGCGGAGCTCAGTGGGCTGGCAGGGCTGttggagctgtaggtgcccGAGGGGCCGATGgccactgcagagaaaagcagaaataagtgCATGCACCATGGCACAGTGCCTTCAAAAGTGCTGGCACCAGGGATGTGTCACGCCGGGCTTTGTGCCATGCTGGGACGGAGCcatctcacctctgtgcttAGCTGTGTCGGTGCCGCGGGATGGGTTGTTCTTCCTCAGCCCCTCCATCACATCCTGGATCCGCCAAATCTCCTTCTGGATCTGTCGGTTCAGCATTTCATTCTGTGAAGGGGGAGAAAGGCAGCCGtcagagcagcccctgctgccaccagcccAACACCCAGCCCTGCGCCTCCCATCCTGGCTGCATCCCAGTGATGGGGCCTGGGGTGTTCAGCTGGGACAGACACAGCCCTAGGGGGGGCTGAGCCATCACATCCACAGCTTAAATCCCACAGGGATTAAATCCCACAGGCTGGGGTGGAGCTGGTGGAGCCCCCCGGCCCCCGTGCAGCCCCTCATCAGCACCCAAGGCAAAACACCCTCATCAGCACCTGCGTGCTGCTAGGCAAGGTCAAAGCAGGATGCtgagcaccagcagctgcttgcaAATTAGCTCTCAGCAGAGGAACCAGGTGGCTTCCACCTGCATGGGACTGAGGACAAGGTGGGATGCTCACTTGGATATCCAGGTTCAGCTGCTCCCAGAGGTCATCGTGCAGGGCGGACACCTCGCTCTCCAGGGTCTCAtactcagctgtgctgttggcCAAGGCCTGTGGAAGGAGTTAGGGGGATTGGGTTGGTGGATTTGCCCCCCAGTGcaagctctgctggctgctccatGCATTAGGGATGGATGGGTGGGGATAGggaatgcagagcagcaccatTACCGTGCTGGCCTGCGACAGCTCCACGCGGATGTTGATGAGCTGGTTCTGCAGAGACTCCTTCTTGTGCAGCAGCTTCTCAGGGTAGGCAGGCTGGCTCCCAAACATCTCCAGCTCCTGGTGTGTCCCCATCAGGGCACTCTCCAGACTCTCCTGAGGAGAACaagaggtgctgcagctgtgagcatCCTGGTGCAGGATGTAGCTTTCTCCCTTCTCAATGGGCCATGAATGCATGGGACCACGACGTGAGCACAACATCTCCCCCAGCCCACAGATGAACGCCAGGAAAGCAGGACACGCCACTTCCTTGCCATCCCCATTGCCTTGCAGTGGGGTTTATCCCCAAATGCACTCATCCCTGGGGCACTTGGTGTTGCAGCAGCATCATGCAGAACCATGCCCACCACGAACCTTCTCTGCTCGGAGCTGCTGCACCAGCCTCTCCTGCTCCCGCAGCACTTTGTTCTGCTCACAGAGCTTCCCCAGCAGCTTCTGTTCCCggcaagaaaaagagaaagggaagggtgAGAACCCAGAAATGGGGTGTGGGATGCTCCAGGCACCTGTGCAAACAGATCTGTGCTCAACCAGGGCCAAGAGGATGGACAGGAGTGGGCTGATCTCTCTCTAGGAGAGACAGGATGCAGCCAGGCCATAGAACATGGCATTAGTTGGATGGGACAACGTGTGGGTTTCAGCCTACAGGAAACAGGACACACAGGGACAGAGGCAATAGCACGGGACAGACTGAGAACACGCAGCACAGACATTTGCTCTTACATCAGTGTCTTGCTCGCTTATCTTGTAGGCATGCAGGGTCTCCCTGTAGGCTTCTGGGAAAGGCGTCGTCACCTGCAAGCAGAGCATGGGGTCAGCTCAGCTCCGGGGTCTCAGGGGCTGCCAAGGAACCCTGCAGGGAGGagcagcccctctgccccagccctgggaaGCCCCAGTGCCAGCCCCagtgccatgggctgggtgagCAGCACCGAGCCAAGCTCTCTGCCTGACGCCAAGAGATGTCTCGTGACTCATTAACTGCCTGCCGTACAACTGCCACTGTTCCACGGGCAGGGAAATGAAGGCAGCAAGATTAAGCTGTAATCCCACTGAGTGGAGTCAGAGTGCCCATAAATCAGCTGCTGCATCAGGACCTGTTTACCATCCAGCTTCTCTGTGAGTCATTTGCCTTTCCTGGAAATCTAAATTACTAATGGGACCTCACCAATTAAATGCCTCCAAGACCTCGAGATGAAAGGCATAAGATAGGAAGAAGGAGAT is part of the Lagopus muta isolate bLagMut1 chromosome 24, bLagMut1 primary, whole genome shotgun sequence genome and encodes:
- the PLEKHA6 gene encoding pleckstrin homology domain-containing family A member 6 isoform X10; amino-acid sequence: MGEAARVQIPPTQRHEKTDSENIPPSKHHHHHRNTVHHEHPKADPSAKTRGEGDGRGSEKLERKPERMESKKEPLAKANGIAGQEIPSEPGSPYPEAPRVPTSTERPPQPNGWPYTSPSRPGSTAYPPPDGESAAHRRSFAPRTNPEKIAQRKSSMTQLQQWVNLRRGNVAPEELRSPTRFYPVSRRVPDYYPPYSPQYPEDYQYYPPGVRPDSICSMPAYERVSPPWALDNNKRHSFRNGGPYQLQEWKEHPGFGRQDVPVWLPGRQPTYFDEVDAASGSLRRMSLQPRSRSVPRSPSQGSYSHTRVYSPVRSPSARFERLPPRGEEIYVDPGTFMMRRSISSPKYDYLGDRRPIPAGMYPYHYPASPTVHDKMDELLDLQLQRNLEYLDQQMSESETLISMVNRMVESSSPRAQLYMQVTTPFPEAYRETLHAYKISEQDTDKLLGKLCEQNKVLREQERLVQQLRAEKESLESALMGTHQELEMFGSQPAYPEKLLHKKESLQNQLINIRVELSQASTALANSTAEYETLESEVSALHDDLWEQLNLDIQNEMLNRQIQKEIWRIQDVMEGLRKNNPSRGTDTAKHRVAIGPSGTYSSNSPASPLSSASLTSPLSPFSLISGSQGSPTKPGPSEEPGPPRPPLPKSYIPLEPPPTVPPLPSESRPWPYPTSPSWQRGGESQRGQPKPSLEQSKKETQRAAAPSSTAEGLLSRQEQEAEKQAALNKVGIVPPRTKSPTEEEVVPTTGMLRRSASGMANGLGSRERPKSAVFANETKVKMSVEEQIDRMKRHQSGSMKEKRRSLQLPGSQQPDTPGTKAPTSYKVVRRHRSIHEVDISDLEAALRSDEPGKVHETPREEIARLRKMELEPQHYDVDINKELSTPDKVLIPERYIELEPDTPLSPEEMKEKQKKVERIKTLIAKSSLQNVIPLGEGEVDAPQDPETQLQEQEKRIEISCALAAEASRRGRMLSAQCATPSPPTSPASPTPPTNPLSSEPSRVADCSHFMRV